Proteins from a genomic interval of Oceanispirochaeta crateris:
- a CDS encoding TRAP transporter large permease gives MDIILSPEFLTIGMFSVLFLGVLTGFPLAIPIGGAGLLFGFMMFGDASFDMIYTRVYAQLTNTGFMAVPLFVFMGGMLERSGIAKRMYESLYVSFGRFRGGLAIVSIMIGTIMAACIGVIAASISMLAMVALPVMIKRGYDKGLATGCICAGGTLGILIPPSIMLIVYGPAAWISVGKLFTAAFGPGLMLSGLYMLYIAIRAFFQPSIAPAISKEEEGNYSFLQKVKMLVVSLLPTMVLILSVLGAIYTGIAAPTEAAAVGAVISIVLTVLYRQFSFKALMEVSLSTIKLTCMVLLIASMSTAFVSVFLSGGGGDVVKDFILGFPGGKWSVFAMIMLVTFALGAFIDWVGIIFVLVPILSPIIPILGFDPLWFAMMIIVNLQMSFLTPPFAYAMFFLKGAADPELGIETKDIIRGMLPFVGIVAIGLVLMIIFPQIVLWLPSRM, from the coding sequence ATGGATATAATACTTTCTCCTGAATTTTTAACAATTGGAATGTTCTCAGTCCTTTTTCTGGGAGTCCTCACTGGTTTCCCTTTGGCTATCCCCATCGGCGGAGCCGGTCTTCTCTTTGGATTTATGATGTTTGGTGATGCATCCTTTGATATGATCTATACAAGGGTTTATGCCCAGTTGACCAACACAGGATTTATGGCAGTCCCCCTCTTTGTTTTTATGGGTGGAATGCTGGAACGATCGGGAATTGCGAAACGGATGTATGAGAGCCTCTACGTCAGCTTTGGACGATTCCGTGGAGGCCTTGCCATTGTCAGTATCATGATTGGAACTATTATGGCAGCCTGTATCGGTGTTATTGCCGCATCTATTTCCATGCTAGCCATGGTTGCACTGCCTGTTATGATTAAACGCGGATATGATAAAGGTTTGGCTACGGGGTGTATCTGTGCCGGTGGAACTCTGGGTATTCTGATTCCACCCAGCATTATGCTGATTGTTTACGGACCCGCTGCCTGGATTTCTGTCGGAAAGCTTTTCACTGCCGCCTTTGGACCAGGACTGATGCTTTCCGGTCTTTATATGTTGTATATTGCCATTAGAGCCTTCTTTCAGCCATCAATAGCACCTGCTATCAGCAAAGAAGAAGAGGGTAACTACTCATTCCTTCAAAAGGTAAAGATGCTCGTTGTCTCTCTGTTACCTACTATGGTACTTATCCTATCCGTGCTGGGTGCCATCTATACGGGTATTGCTGCTCCTACCGAAGCGGCTGCCGTAGGAGCTGTTATTTCAATTGTTCTTACTGTCCTGTATCGTCAATTCAGCTTTAAAGCATTGATGGAAGTATCATTGAGTACGATAAAGTTGACATGTATGGTACTTCTCATCGCCAGTATGTCCACTGCATTTGTGAGCGTCTTTCTTTCCGGTGGGGGTGGAGATGTTGTTAAAGATTTTATCCTGGGATTCCCCGGTGGTAAATGGTCTGTATTTGCCATGATCATGCTCGTCACTTTTGCCCTGGGTGCCTTTATTGACTGGGTCGGTATTATCTTTGTCCTTGTTCCTATCCTTTCTCCAATCATTCCTATACTGGGCTTTGATCCTCTTTGGTTTGCCATGATGATCATCGTAAACCTGCAGATGTCATTTTTGACACCGCCTTTTGCCTATGCCATGTTCTTTCTGAAAGGTGCGGCAGATCCGGAACTTGGTATTGAAACAAAGGATATTATCCGGGGGATGCTGCCATTTGTCGGAATTGTTGCTATCGGTCTAGTGCTAATGATTATTTTTCCACAGATCGTTCTTTGGCTTCCCAGTCGGATGTAG